CCTTGACCATTCCCCCCACCATCAGCGCTGCCGAGGAGCGGCAGGAAGTGCCGGGGCTGAGTGCCCTGACCTATGACTGGCTCACGGCTATTGGCGAGGACCCCGAGCGCGAGGGCCTGCAAAAGACGCCGCACCGCGTGGCGAAAGCCTGGAGCTTTCTGACCGCCGGGTATCACAAGACGCTGGCCGACGCGGCGGGCGACGCCGTGTTCGAGGCCGAGGGCAGTGAGATGGTGATCGTGAAGGACATCGAGTTCTATTCGATGTGCGAGCACCACATGCTGCCCTTCTCCGGCCGCGCCCACATCGCCTACATCCCGGACGGGAAGATTCTGGGCCTCAGCAAGTTCGCCCGCATCGTGGACCTGTACTCGCGCCGCCTTCAGGTGCAGGAGCGCATCACCACGCAGATTGCCGACGCGGTGGGCGAGCTGCTCGCGCCCAGGGGCGTGGCGGTGCTGATGGAGGGCGTCCACCTGTGCATGGCGATGCGCGGCGTGCAGAAGCAGAACTCCAGCACCACCACCAGCGCCATGCGCGGCATCTTCAAGGAAGACGCCCGCACCCGCGCCGAGTTCATGAGCGCGGTGCAGAACACGCTGCGCAGCCGCTGATGGTCATGAGCCGCGTGCCCTGGTAAGAATGAGGGCCTCCCGGTCTCCTGCCTCGCCTTGCTGCTGCCCGGAGTGCCCCTGAATGCTGCTCAACCTCTGCCTGCTGATCAGTTGCGCGTTTCTGGTGAGTCTCACGTTCCGCGAGTGGCCGGTGCGCCCCCGCCTGAGCGAGGACGTGTTGCGGGTGGTGCTGGCGGCGCTGATCATCTGCCTGCTGATGGTCTATTCCACGCCCTTCGGGGCCTTCAGGGTGGACCTGCGTTTCGTGGTGGTCGCGCTGGTGACGCTGCGCTATGGGGTGGGCGTGGGCGCGCTGGCGTTTTTGCCGGCGCTGGCCCTGCGGTTTCTTGAAGACCATGTGGCGGCGGGTGTGGCGGCGGCCAACGGCCTGAGCGTGGTGCTGCTGACCGGGTTGATGCGCCCGCATGTGGTGGGAGCGCGCCTGAACCTGCGGCAGGTGTGGCTGGCCCCGGTCCCGTTTCTGGGGCTGAGCCTGGCGCTGCTGCTCACGCCGCAGGGCCGCGCCGTTTTTCCTGCTGTGTATCTGCCGGGGCTGTCGTTCAGCACGCTGGGTCTGGTGCTGGCGCTGGGGATTTTCCAGTCGCGGCTGCGGCTGCTGAGTCTGGCCCACCAGCTGCGCGCCGAGGCGCTCTCCGACCCCCTGACCGGGCTGGGCAACCGGCGGCGCTTCGACAACGACCTCACGGCGCTGGCGGCCGGCCATCAACTGGTCCTGCTCGACGTGGACCATTTCAAGGCCGTCAACGATCTGTACGGCCACGCGGCCGGCGACCGGGTGCTGGAACAACTGGGCCGGCTGCTGCGCGAGCAGGACCCGGCGCAGTTGCGCGCCTACCGCATCGGCGGCGAGGAATTCGCGCTGCTGGCCGGCACGGGGAGCGAGGCGCGGACCCGCGCCCTGATCGAGGAACTGCGCCGCCGTGTTCCGCAGGTTCTGGTGGGCTACACCGGCGTCACCCTGTCGGCAGGCATGAGCACCCGCTGTCCGGACGACACCCCGAGCGCCCTGTTCCAGCGTGCCGATGAGGCCCTCTACCTCGCCAAGACGAATGGCCGCGACCGTCTGGTGGTCAGTGAGGCGGTGACGCGCCCCCCGGTCACGCCGGAAGCGGCGGCGGATGGCGGCGGGCCGCCGGTGCCGCTCACGCCGCTGCAACCCCGGCACTCGCTGTGGCGCGCGCTGAGAACCACCATCGCCCTGCTGAGCGAGCGGCGCACCCTCCGGGACGAGGACTGGCGCGAACTGCTGCACCTGGCGGTGGCGGCGGTGGACGGGGCCGAGGCCGGGTCACTGAGTATCCGCGAGGGCCGGACGTTTCGCATGTGTGCGGCCGTGGGCTTTGCGCCCGAATTGCTGGGCGTGCGGATGGACGAGGCGGCGCAGCTCCGCTGGTATGGCCGTTCCCGCGAGGAATGGCAGGCCGGGGCCGCCCGCATCCTGAAAAGCGACGAGCTGCGGCGCGTCTATGCGCGGGCCGACGAGGTGCTGTGGGACGCCGGCCCGGTGTTCGAGAGGGCCGGGCGGCGCAGCGAGATCCGCGCCGACCTCTGCTTTCCCGTGGTGCTGGGTGGCGAGGTGATCGCGCACCTGAACCTGGACAGCTTCACCTCCGAGGACGCCTTTACCTGGCAGAGCGTGGAACTTGCGGGGCTGTTCGCGCAGCAGCTCGCGGCGCTGCTGCACCTTCAGGAGCGCTGGCGGGAACTGGAGCTGCTGGGCCAGCTCCACGCCAGACTGGGCGCGGACCCGCAGGGCCGGTCGGCCGAGGAGCAGCTCACCGAGACGGCCATCGACCTGCTGCACGCGGCCCAGGCCACCCTGTTGCGCTATGACCCGGCCGGCGACCAACTGGTGTCGGTCGCCACCGAGGGCACCTACCGGGAACTTGGCCCGGTGTCCCTGCCGCGCGGCCAGGGGCTGTCGTGGGAGGCGCTGGCGAGGGGGCAGGTGCTGCGTGTGGCGAACACAGGGGGGGATGGGCGCGTGTACCGCCGGGACCGGCTCGCGGGCGACGCGATGATGGCCGTGCCCCTGCTGAATGGCGAGCAGCAACCGCTGGGGGTCCTGATCCTGACCCGCGACGCGGCCCGGCCCTTTCTGCCGGACGACGAGAGCCTGGCCCTGCTCCTGGCGAGCGTGGCGACCCGGATGCTCGAACGGACCGCCTACATGGAGGGGTTGCGGGCCACGCTGGAAGCTGCCCTGACCACCCTGGGGGTCGCGCTGGAAACCCGCGATTTCGAGACGCAGGGGCACACCGAGCGGGTGCTGCGCTTTGCCGGGCGTTTCGGGGCTGCCCTGGGGCTGTCCGGGGACCGCCTGACGGCCCTGCGCCACGGCGCGGTGCTGCACGACATCGGCAAACTGGGGATTCCCGATACGGTGCTGCTCAAGCCCGGTGCCCTGACCCCTGAGGAGCGTCAGGTGGTCGAGGGCCACGCGGCGCTCGGGGCCACGCTGGCCGCCCGCATTCCCTTTCTGCACCCCGAGGCCCACGGCGTGATCCGCTCGCACCACGAACGCTGGGACGGCCGGGGCTACCCCGACGGCCTGCGCGGTGAGGACATTCCCCTGCTGGCCCGCCTGTTCGCGCTGTGCGACGTGTACGACGCGCTGGTGAGTACCCGGCCCTACAAGCAGGCCATGCCGCCCGAACAGGCCCTCGGCATCCTGCGCGCCGGGCGCGGCACGCAGTTCGACCCCGAACTGACCGACCTGTTCGAGCGGTTGTGGCACGCGGGCGCGTTTCGCTGAGGGCGGCTGGCGCAGGACACCGCCGCGCAGAACGGCTCAGCCCTGCCCTCAGCCCCCGGCCAGCGCCGCCTCCAGGGCGTTCCACGCCAGCAGCGCACATTTGCGCCGTGCGTGCAGGCGGCTGACCCCGGAGAGCGCCACCAGCTCCCCCAGGGCCGGGTCGGGCGGGGCCTCGCCCAGCACCATCGCGCGGTAACGGGCGGCGAGGTCGCGGGCCTCGGCCAGCGGTTTGCCCGTCAGCGTCTGCGTCATCAGACTGGCGCTGGCCTGGCTGATCGCGCAGCCGCGTCCGGTAAAGCGCACGTCCAGCAGCCGCCCGCCCTCCACCCGTGCCCAGACCGTGACCTGATCGCCGCAGCCGGGGTTGTCGAGTGCGGCGTGCGGGGCACCGGCAATCTCGCCCCGGCCGCGTGGGTGCTGGCCGTGCTCGCTGATGATCTGGCGGGCGAGGGCTTCCGGCAGCATCTGTCCTCCTCCTGCTGGCCCTACTGCGGCAGCGTCAGGCGCAGCGCGGCGGCGTGCAGCATCCGCACGCCGGTTTCCAGACTGGCCTCGTCGAGGGTGAAGCGGGGGTGGTGGTGCGGCCAGCGGCTGTCCTGCTCGTCACTGCCCGAGCCGACGTTGAAGTACGCGCCGGGGGCCTTTTCGAGGTAGGCGCTGAAGTCCTCGCCGCCCATGGTGGGCTGGGCGTCCTGGTAATGCTCTTCCCCCACGGTTTCCAGCGCGATGTCCCGCAGCTGCTCTGCTACCCAGTCGGTGTTGATCACGGGCCGGTAGCCGAACTCGTACTTCAGGTCGTAGGTCGCGCCGTGCGCCTCGGTGATGCCCTTGATGACGCGCTCGATCAGCTGCGGCGCGCGCTGGCGCAGTTCCGGGTCGAAGGTCCGCACCGTGCCCTGGAGCATCGCCGTGTCGGGGATCACGTTGTGGGTGGTGCCGCTCTGGAAGTACGTGATGGACACGACCAGCGCGTCGAGCGCCGCCACGTGACGGCTGACCACGTGCTGGAGGTTGGTCACCACCTGCGCGCCCACCGCGATGGGGTCCACGGCCTGCTCGGGGTGCGCGCCGTGCCCGCCCTTGCCCTTGATGGTGAGGTAAAGGCTGTCGGGCGCGGCCATAAACGCGCCCGGCTTCACCGCGACCATCCCGGCGGGAAGCTGGCTGCTCAGGTGCAGGCCCGTCACCACGTCCACGCCGCGCATCAGGTCCGTCTCCATGACCAGTTCCTCGGCCCCACCCGGCCCGATTTCCTCGGCGTGCTGGAAGATCATGCGGACCTCGCCCGGCACCTCCTCGGGGTGTTCGGAAAGAAGTTTCGCCACCCCCAGCAGAATCGCCGTGTGCCCATCGTGTCCGCAGGCGTGCATCACGCCCTCCCTTTGCGAGCGGAACTCGAAGGTATTTTCCTCCGTGATGGGCAGGGCGTCGATGTCGGCCCGCAGCAGGAGAGTCCGGCCGGGCCGGCCACCTTGCAGGACCGCCAGCACGCTCGTCGCGGTGGGCCGGGTGACGGTCAGGCCCGGCATCTGGCGCAGCTCGGCCTCGATGTACGCCGCCGTCTCGTGTTCCTCGAAGCCCACCTCCGGGTGCATGTGCAGGTGCCGCCGCCACGCGACGAGCTGGTCCCGCAGGCCCGTCACCCTGTCCACCGTCTGTGTCATGCCTCAGTCTACGCCCGGCTTCCTGCAAAAAGGCGGCAGGAAGGGTCAAAGGGTCGGACGGCTCAGGGGCGGCGTGGCGGCGGCGGTTCTGCGGCCGGGCCGCCTGACTTTCCCCCAGGACGGCGCTCCGTTGCGTTGCCGCAGGTCTCAGGCGTCCACTCCACTGCGCCCCGCCCCAAGGTGAACCCGTTTGAGCCGCGCCTCAGCAACTTTTCTGCCCCGGATGCCGTAATGGAGGGTATGAAGAAGACCAGTTCGCGCGGCAGCAAGTTCAGCAAATGGATGGTCTACGCGCCCATCGCCCTGGAAGTGATCAGCCTGGCGCGCCGCCGTCAGCAGGCCAAACGCGGCAAGTACACCAAGCTCCGCAAGCGCGACCGTGCCCTCGACTTCCTGCTGGGGCAGGCCGAGCGCCGCCTGGGCGGGAAACAGAAGACCCGCCGCCGCTGGTTCTGATACCAACTTAAGGTGAGTCGTAGACGAACCCGAGCGGAGCGAGAGTAAGAAAATACCAGCTTGCGGCGATGGAAGAACATCCGGTGTTTTGTCCGGATGTTCTGGAATCAGAGCAAGTTGGTATGACCCGTTCTGCTCCCCTCACACGCCCCTGCTCCTGGCGGGGGCGTTCGTCTGTCCCGGTCCGCCGAACTTTCCTGAACCGTACAGTTTGCTGACTGTTGGGCTAGCTAGAGTCGGGACCTATGGACCTCCGCAGCGGCACGGCCTACTGGCCCCTCAAGAACGGCCTGATGCACACCTATCCGCCCCTCACGGCAGACGAGCGCGCCGACGTGCTGGTGATCGGCGCGGGCATTACCGGGGCGCTGCTGGCCGACGCCCTGACGGGGGCGGGGCTGGACGTGGTGGTGCTGGACCGCCGCGACGCGGCTTTCGGCAGCACCAGTGCCAGCACCGCGCTGCTGCAATACGAGATTGATACCCACTTGGTGGACCTGCGGCGCATGATTGGCCGGGGTGACGCCGACCGGGCCTATCAGCTCTGCCGCGAGGCCATCGACCTGACAGAGGCCCTGACGCGCGAACTGCCTGACGATTGCGGCTTTCTGCGGCCCGGCAGCCTCTACTACGCTTCCCGCCGCCGCGACGTGCGGACGCTGCGTGAGGAATGCGCAGCCCGCGCGCAGGCCGGGCTGGAGGTGGAGTTCCTGGACGCGCGGGAGGTCAGGGAACGCTTCGGCCTCGGTGCGCCCGCCGCCCTGTTCAGCCCGGCGGGGGCGGCGGTGGACCCCTACCGCCTCGCGCAGCATCTGCTGGGGCGTGCCCGTTCACGCGGTGCGCGTGTCCACGACCGGACCGAGGTGACCCGGCTGGACGAGGAAGACCAGGGGTACACAGCCCACACGGACCGGGGCGTGCGGGTGCGGGCTGGGCACGTGGTGGTCGCCGCCGGGTACGAGGCGGAACGCTTTGCCGGGAAGCAGCTCGCGCAGCTCAGGAACAGTTACGCCCTGGTGACCGAACCACTCGCGCAGGGGCAGCAGCCCTGGCCGACCGGCTGCCTGCTGTGGGAAACCGCCCGCCCCTACCTGTATGCCCGCACCACCCCCGACGGCCGCGTCCTGGTCGGCGGCGAGGACGACCCCCACCACAACCCGGCCCGCCGCGACCGCGCCCTGCCGGGCAAGCAGCGCCGCCTGGAGCGCAAGCTGGAGCGGCTGCTGCCCGGCCTGGAGACAGAAGTCGCCTACGCCTGGGCGGGCACCTTCGGCGAGACGAAGGACGGTCTGGCCTACATCGGACCGAAGCCGGGCAGCCCCTGCCTGCTGTTCGCGCTGGGCTACGGGGGCAATGGCATCACCTACAGCGTGCAGGCCGCGCGGCTGCTGACCGACCGCATCCTGGGGCGGCCCGCGCCAGACCTGAGGATCTTCCGCCTGGACCGCTGAAAAGGGTGCGGGGCAGGGTCGCGGCGGGCCTGGTCTGCTCAGTTCGCGGCGTTCTTCACGAACAGCACGCCGTCCGTGAGGGGCAGGTCTTGCGCGGCCAGGGGGAAATAGCCGGCGCGGGGAGGAACGTCCGTTCTTCTGGTCAGATCCTGGGGGAGTGCGGTGGTCAGTTCCCGGGAGGCCACCAGGGACACCGGGCCGGCGAGGTTCATCAGCACACCTTGCAAGGTGTCCGGGCCAGGTTCCTCGATGCCTTTTGCGGGCGCTGCGCCGAGGTCGCTGGCGATAAAGGCGTACTGCTGGCCGAGGCGCAGGCTGACATGCGCTCCCGCGCTCCACCACTCCAGGCGCGTCTCTCCCATCCTCATCGTGCTGATGTTGCGTTGCAAGTGGGCGTTGTGGGCAAACACCAGAGTCGGCCCACGCTCCTGCTCACGCTCGGCCAGGTCGCTGAGATGGTCGGCCATCAGCAGGTCACGCAGCGCCAGCATTCGCGCCACGCGGTTGGGCGCGGGGTCGGCAAGCACGGCGTGGTAAAGCAGCAGGCCCGTCGCCGTGCGGGCATGTAGCCTCGCTTCCCAGAACTCCGGTTGTGCAGCCAGTCCCGGCGTTTCGGTTCGCAGGAGGGTGCAAAGGTCGTCGGCCAGCCACCGGAGTTGCCGCGCTTCCCCGCTGTTGCCGATGGACTCCGCCGCGTCCATTCCTGCCGCCGGATTGGTCCAGCGGGTGTCTTCACCGCAGAGCTGTTCCAGGGTGGCCGTGTCCACGGGCAACTTGCCCAGATGTGCGGTCAGGAACGCGTGCAGGGCGAGCAGGCTGGCACGCGGGCTGGCCGCCCACAGATTCTCCAGGGGCGCGTCGAAGCCGTAGAAGCGCAGGTGGTCGGCAGGGTTGCGACCCGCATTGAAGTCCCTCATCCACTCGACCAGTTCCCGGTTGGCCTTCACGGCACCGAAGCCATGGCTGAAGCCCGTCTGCATGACTTCCTCCAGGGCGGTACTCAGAAAGGTTGCCGAACCTTTCTGAGCCGAACGGAGTGAGAAGCCGTGATGAGGGCGGCGCGCAGTGGAGTTGCCGCCCAGGACACGCGGCAACGTAACGGAGTGCCGCCCTGGGGTGCCCTGGCCCGACGTGACGTGGGCATTCACCCGCTGCCCGGCGATGATGTCACTTTCAAGGGCGATGGAACGGAAGCCGTGATCCTCGACCAGGATGCGGAAAAGACGGTTGCGCCAGGCCGGGAAGGCGTCGAGGAGATGTGTCGGTTCTCCCAGGGCGAGGAGTTGAGGCCTGGCGGGCAGGGTGCCCAGAAATGCAGCGACGGCGGGACGCGGCTCGGTCAGGTCCCAGCCGGTCTGAAGCGGGTGTTGCTCTGGCATGATCTGCTCCTTTGCCACAGGGCGCGCCCGCTCTGGCTCATTCATCGTTACTGTGAACTATGTGAGGATCCTTACGGGATTGGCTTCATTTAGCCTTAATTATTGATCTGCAACTTCCGCAGCCGCTGCCCCAGCGCCGCCAGGTCCCGCAGGCCCCCGGCGGGGAGAAAGGCGTCCAGATGCGGCAGGGCCGCCCGCACCGCGCGCTGGACCGGCTGGTAACCGGGCAGGGCGGCCAGCGGCGAGAGCCACACCAGTTGGCCCGCCCGCGCCCCCAGGTCATGCAGGGCGCGGGTCAGCACCTCGGGGTCGCCCGTGTCCAGCCCGTCACTCAGGATCAGGACCACCGTGTCGCGGTTCACGCGGGCGCGTTCCTCGCGGGCCAGCCGCAGCAGATTTTCCCCGATGCGGGTCCCGCCGCCCCAGGCGTCCCCCAGGTCGGGGAGGTGCAGCCCCTGGCCGGGCCGCGCGGCGCGCAGCAGGGGCGTCAGGCGGGTCAGGCCGGTGGAAAAGGCGTAGACCTCCACCCGCCGCGCCCGCAGGTGCAGGGCAAAGGCGAAACGCAGCAGCAGGTTGGCGCTCCCGCCCATGCTGCGGCTGCCGTCCAGCACCAGCAGAAAGCGGGGCGCGCGGCGGGGACGGCCCAGCCAGCGCAGCCGCGCAGGGTCGCCCGCCGTGCGCGCGGCCGCGCGCAGGGTGCGCCGCGTGTCCAGCCGTGGGCCGCGGGCCTGCGGGGTCAGCCGCCGCGCCCGCCCCAGTTCTGCCGCCCGCACCAGTGCCCCCGCCGCCCGCAGCAGCTCCGGCAGGTCGTCGCCGGGGGCGTCCACCTGCCCGCCCGCTCCCGCATCCCGGCTCAGGCGGGTGGTGAGGCGCTGGGGAGGTCCATCCGGCGCGCCCTCTGTCTCGCGGTCGGGCGTGGGGCGAGCGGAGGCACTGCCCACTTCCTCCTCCATACCTTCTGCCTGCGCCTGACCGGGCACGCGCCGCTCTTTTCCTGCCTCGCCCGGTCGCTCGGACGGGGGAGGGGGCAGGGGGGCGTCCGTCTGCGGGAGCAGGGGCGGCAGCCGGGGCGGGGGCGGTTCGGCCCGCCCGAAGAAGGCGTCGAAGGCCGCGTCGAAGAGGGGTCCCTCCTCGCGGCGGGCGGTCAGCACGGCCCGCAGGGCGTCGCGGACCTCGCGGGGCTGGCCCAGGTCCACCGCCCCCAGCGCGGCCAGGGCCGCCGCCGCCTCGCCCGGCCCGACCCGGAAGCCGTGCGCGGCGCGCAGGTGCGCGGCCAGGGCCACCACCCTTTCGCCCAGGTCACCTACGGCGGGAACGGTCACGGCGCGGCGAGCTTGTTCAGGGTCGCGCGGGCCAGCACCTGGTCCTCGTGCAGCTTCAGCACGGCCCCCAGGGTGAGGTCCAGCGCCTCCGCGTCGAGCCAGTCGCGGTGCAGGGCGACCAGGGCGGCGGCCCAGTCGAGCGTCTCGGCCACGCCGGGCGGCTTGCCCAGCGGCAGCTCGCGCAGGGCGTGGACCGCCCGCGTGACCTGGGCGGCCAGCGCCTCCCCGATGCCCGGCAGCCTGGCCCGCACGATGTCCAGCTCCTGCGCCGGCGTGGGGTAGTCCACCCACAGGTACAGGCAGCGGCGGCGCAGCGCGTCACTTAGCTCGCGCGCGCGGTTGCTGGTCAGCAGGACGTGCGGGCGCGCGGTGGCCGTCAGGGTGCCCAGCTCCGGCACCGTCACCTGCCACTCGGCCAGCAGCTCCAGCAAAAAGGCCTCGAAGGCGTCGTCCGCGCGGTCCACCTCGTCGATCAGCAGGACGGGGGAGACGTCCTGGCGGATGGCCTCCAGCAGCGGGCGCTGCATCAGGAACTCGGGGCCGTAGAGGTCGGCGTCGGTCACGGCCCGCCCGCCCACCTCGGCGGCGCGCAGGTGCAGGAGCTGCCGGGCATAGTTCCACTCGTACAGGGCGGCCTGCGCGTCCAGCCCCTCGTAACACTGGAGGCGGATCAGGCGGGTGCCCAGCGCCGCCGCCAGCGTCTTGGCCGCCTCGGTCTTGCCGACACCCGCCGGACCCTCCAGCAGCAGGGGCCTCCCCAGCGCCACCACCAGCCGCAGGGAGGTGACGAGGGCGTCGCCCGCCACGTAGCCGCGTTCGCGGAAGGCGGCCCGCAGGTCGGGGGAGGCGGGAGGCTGGGTCACGCCAGGGTGCCGGAGCGGGCCTCCACCTGCGCGCTCATGTTCTGGAAGGTCCGCACGATGAGTTTCTGTGCCTGTGCGTCCAGCACGCGCCCGCCCACCGTCGCCACCGGGCCGCGCATGGTCGCGTCGCCGGTCCAGTCGAGGGTGGTGGTGCCGTCGCCGTTGTCGACGACGTTCGCGCCCGCCGTCAGGTCCACCACGCTGCCCAGGCCGCCGCCCTGCACCTTCACGTTCACGCGGTTCTGTGCCTCGTCGGGCTGCACCTCGATCTTGAACTTGAACTTGCCGCGCACCATGCCCACGCCCACCTGCACAGTCGCGTCCATGTGGGTCTGGTCGTGCACCACGACCTCCTGCACCTCGGGGAGGCAGCGCGCCACCCGCTCGGGGTCCTGCACGAAGGCCCAGACCGCTGCCGGGGGAGCCTTGACCTGTTCCTGACCGCTGTAACTCAGTTTCATGGAAAGACCTCCTGGAGTGGGTGCTCCCCCCATTCTGCCCCACCGCGCAGGTCGGTACACTCCAGACATGCACGAATCTCCCGCCGGTCCCGTCGCAGGCGTGCTGCTCGCCGCTGGCCGGGGCACCCGGATGGGGAAGCCCAAGCAGCTCGTCCCCCTGCATGGGCTGCCGCTGGTGCGCCACGCCGCGCTCGCGCTCGCCGGGGGAGGCTTCGACGTTCTCCTGGCGGTGGCTCCACCGGGCGAGGTGGGGGAGGGAGTGCGGGCGGCGCTGGTGGACCTCCCCTTCACCTTTGCCGAGAATCCGGACCCAGCGCGGGGCCTCGCCAGTTCCTTCCGCGTCGCCGTGAACGCCCTGCCACCCGGTGTGGCCGCTGCCCACTTCGCGCTGGCCGACATGCCGCTGCTGACTTCTGAGGTTCACGCGCGCCTGCGGGCCGCCTTCCGCGAGACGGGCGCACCCCTGGTGCTGGCCGAGTATGGCGACCGGGAAGGAGAGGCCGTGCGCGCCCCGCCGCACCTGTTCCGCGCCGACCTGTTGCCCTCCCTGCGCGAGCTGCCCGATGCCGACCACGGGCCGCGTGGGTTGCTGCGGCAGCATGGGGGGGAGGCGGTCACGCTGCGGTTTCCCGCCGTTCTGCTGGTGGATGTGGATACGCCGGAGGAGTTGGGGCGGGTGGAGGGGCTTGGGCAGCCTGGGGCTGCCACCCCCCTCCCCAACCCTCCCCCCTTGCGGGGGAGGGAGTAAAAGCTCAAGGGTGCAGATGCCCCTCGTGGCCCGCGTGGACGCCCTCCGGTTCCACCTGCACCGTCGTATGTTCGATGCCGTAACGTTCCGCGACCTCATGCACCTGGGGCAGCAGGCCAGCCGGGGCCTCGGCGCTGACGAGGTGGGCGGTGAGGTTGTTTTGGCTGCTGGTGACGCTCCAGACGTGCAGATCGTGGACCTCCTGCACGCCGGGCAGGGCGCGCAGATCCGAGCGCAGGGCGTCCAGGTCGAGGCCCTCCGGCACGCCTTCGAGCAGCACGTTCACGCTGGACTTGAGCAGTGTCCAGGTGCGCGGCAGCACCCACAGGCCGATCAGGGCACCCAGCACCGGGTCCACCCAGGTCAGGCCGGTGAAGCGGATGATCAGCGCCCCGGCGATGACGGCTACCGACCCCAGCAGGTCGCCCAGGACTTCCAGGTACGCCGACTTCACGTTCAGGCTGCCCCCCGCGCCCCCGGCCAGGATGCGCGCGCTGATGAGGTTCACGAGGAGACCCAGCACCGCCACGATCAGCATGGGCGTGGTCTGCACCGCCACCGGCTCCCGCAGCCGCCCATACGCCTCCACCAGAATATAGATGCCGATGGCGAAGAGCGCCCCGGCATTTAGCGCCGCCGCCAGAATCTCGGTCCGGCGGTAGCCGAAGGTGCGCTTGCGGTCGGCGGGCCGCTCCCCCAGGCGGATGGCAAACAGCGAGAGGGCCAGCGCCGCCACGTCGGTGAGCATGTGC
This is a stretch of genomic DNA from Deinococcus carri. It encodes these proteins:
- a CDS encoding MoxR family ATPase; the encoded protein is MTQPPASPDLRAAFRERGYVAGDALVTSLRLVVALGRPLLLEGPAGVGKTEAAKTLAAALGTRLIRLQCYEGLDAQAALYEWNYARQLLHLRAAEVGGRAVTDADLYGPEFLMQRPLLEAIRQDVSPVLLIDEVDRADDAFEAFLLELLAEWQVTVPELGTLTATARPHVLLTSNRARELSDALRRRCLYLWVDYPTPAQELDIVRARLPGIGEALAAQVTRAVHALRELPLGKPPGVAETLDWAAALVALHRDWLDAEALDLTLGAVLKLHEDQVLARATLNKLAAP
- a CDS encoding carbon monoxide dehydrogenase subunit G; its protein translation is MKLSYSGQEQVKAPPAAVWAFVQDPERVARCLPEVQEVVVHDQTHMDATVQVGVGMVRGKFKFKIEVQPDEAQNRVNVKVQGGGLGSVVDLTAGANVVDNGDGTTTLDWTGDATMRGPVATVGGRVLDAQAQKLIVRTFQNMSAQVEARSGTLA
- a CDS encoding nucleotidyltransferase family protein, with translation MHESPAGPVAGVLLAAGRGTRMGKPKQLVPLHGLPLVRHAALALAGGGFDVLLAVAPPGEVGEGVRAALVDLPFTFAENPDPARGLASSFRVAVNALPPGVAAAHFALADMPLLTSEVHARLRAAFRETGAPLVLAEYGDREGEAVRAPPHLFRADLLPSLRELPDADHGPRGLLRQHGGEAVTLRFPAVLLVDVDTPEELGRVEGLGQPGAATPLPNPPPLRGRE
- a CDS encoding cation diffusion facilitator family transporter produces the protein MSERGHGHEEHGGHSQGGHNHGANASARQLRMALLLTGAFLVVEVVYAFVSGSLALLSDAGHMLTDVAALALSLFAIRLGERPADRKRTFGYRRTEILAAALNAGALFAIGIYILVEAYGRLREPVAVQTTPMLIVAVLGLLVNLISARILAGGAGGSLNVKSAYLEVLGDLLGSVAVIAGALIIRFTGLTWVDPVLGALIGLWVLPRTWTLLKSSVNVLLEGVPEGLDLDALRSDLRALPGVQEVHDLHVWSVTSSQNNLTAHLVSAEAPAGLLPQVHEVAERYGIEHTTVQVEPEGVHAGHEGHLHP